The genome window CTGGGTTCCTCGAAGGCAGAGAAAACTCCATCTTATTCATCTTGCTTGCCTTTAAGTCCATATCTAGTATAATGCCTGAAACAAATTGTTTAGTAAAGTTCTGCTGTGGAAtagtaatttatataaaatattttcctttttatcataATGTTAGGTTCAGGAGTAGGGGAAAGATGCACTATTTTTCTGCCAGTTTTTACTGTAATTAGAATTTGAAACATATTTCAGATCTTCTCTAAGTTTGAACACTTATtaccattttatcatttttatatgtgtatatacttaaCACCACATATAACTTCTGCTTTAGgctaaaggaaattatttttagagagagaAATTCCAAAGGACAACTCGAAGTTATGGTTCACAAacttcaaaatgaaattaaaaaactgACTGTTGAACTAATGAAAGCAAAAGATCAACAAGAGGATCACCTTAAACACTTAAGAACCCTGGAAAAATCGTTAGAAAAAATGGAGAGACAAAAAAGGCAGCAGCAGGCGGCACAGGTATTTCTCTATTTAGTGTATGAGTGGCATAGATTAAAACAAATTCATAGCttctattttgaaacaaattataccacctagaaaacctaaaagatgTGAGGCTAAATGGAAGAAGCTTCTGTCACAAAATGCAAAGCTTCTTTCTTAGCTAATTAGCtagtatgttttttctttttttaaaaaaaaaaatctgtctaatAGTAGGTATCTTCTTGAATGAACTTTAGATGTTAACAACAATGAAAGCCCTTTTattattggaaaaataaaattggaaataagcaaaaaaaaaaaaatgtgagctatatgcaaaaattaaattgCTGTTAATTTAACAGTCACAAAGCCTGTTGAATTATGTCTAAATTAACACTACTAGCTCTTAaagcagttaaaaagaaaagttgataGAAATGTTGCAGTTAGTTAGGCTTTTATTCTGAGAGAGCTGGCTTTTAAAAAGGCTTTCAGGTGGTTGAAGGAATTTCATTTTCATACTTCTGAATGGAAATTATTAAAATCTGTGATGCAAATAAGCAATAGTTAATGCTAGTATATTTGTTCCTTCCAAGGCTGCACTTTGTGTGACTGAAACATCATTAATTTCCTAAATTTTGAAAATCAACTTAGTCACCAGACACTGTCATTTAAAAGGTACTTATGGAAATTGACATTAAAATAGCAAGGGAGATTATTATCTAAATACTGTAATTGTGTGCATTTTACTCAGATAAGACTGATCCAAGAGGTGGAACTCAAAGCTTCAGCTGCTGATAGAGAAATATACTTACTTAGAACTTCCCTTCATCGAGAAAGAGAACAAGTGCAACAACTTCATGAACTTCTTGCATTGAAAGAACAGGAACACAGGTAAATGAAAAATGTCTCAGGAATgtattggcatttaaaaatagaaaaagaaagctaCTGGTTCCCCACCACCAGTATTTAAAGATAGTGACTGAGCATTGGTATAGTCTGACAGAATCAGTTATTGGAAAATGCCGTGttcatgtatgtatacattaGAATCAGCCCTATAGCAAGAACTAGTAGCTAAAAAATGAATAGGTGCCTTTGTTATCAGTATTTGAGGTATAGGTTTATAACAATAtagcttatttttcatttctccaaaCCCAGCCAAAAGTTGGTctttatatagagagaaaatttttaattgaccTCCAAGTTAATTAATTAGTAAATTAATCAGTAAATTAATCAGTATTCTTTATTCTTCTGAAGGAGAGGTCAgtgaaatttttctgtaaagggtcacatagaaaatatttcaggCTCTGTAGGCCATACCTAACTTTGCCTTTGTAGCACAAAAGTAGccatagataatacataaaaTGAACAGCATGGCTATGTtacattaaaagtttatttacaaagaaaaaggctGTAGGTCACATTTGGCTGATGGGCTGTAGTTTGTCAACTCTTGCTCTATAGAATCTGCAGTAATTTGAACATTTTCAGCTTATCTATTTCAGTTATTTATGTACTATCCTACCAGTGAAATTGTATGATTATCATATGTTAATTGTATTTATTCCcaaacctgttttgttttgtatctaCATAAATTTTGGTGCTCTGGGGAAAATTGTTATCATGTGTAGAAGAGACAACTATAAAAGATTGGGggaaaataatcacaaaaatctAGAATTTTGTACTTAGTTTCCTATACAGGAGTTTTATACTTAGTTTGCTTTACTTAGTTTCATTCCAGTTTAAAGaaaccaaaaactggaaatgatGGGTTTCACATTATAGGTTTCAGTAATGCAAGAAAAGTAGTGGAGAACTGTAAAGAATGGACTAACTGGCCCAATATCAAAAGATtagtaaataattttatactttaactGACTTTTTCTATTAACAAACCACCAGTGTTAATCAGACTGTATTTATTGCAAGTCAAACACTTGGCCAAAGTAGTAGATAAAGTGAAATATCTTATGCAAATGCACCTGAAGAATTTCTGAAGCCATAGAATGATTCTGAACTATCTCATTAAGTTAAGATTTGATATATTTCCCTTATCCCCATCACTATTAAATACACAATCAAATAAAACTCATATTATTTGTACCTATCTGTGCCCAATTACTGTGTTTGAAAGCGAGAGGCCGATATTGAATTAACAATAGCGAATATAGAATATTAAGAACTATGTGAAGACCTTTACAATGTTTCTTTTCAGGTGAGTATCATCCTTTTATCTTTATATGTTTTTCCCTCCAGGAAGGAACTTGAAACAAGGGAGTTTTTTACTGATACTGAGTTCCAGGATGCCTTAGCTAAAGAAATagccaaagaagagaaaaaacatgaGCAAGTGATAAAAGAATACCAAGAGAAAATTGACATGTTAAGCCAGCAGTATATGGATTTAGAAAATGAATTCCGTATTGCTTTAACTGTTGAAGCCAGAAGATTTCAAGATGTAAGAATTGGCGCCCAGCTCTTTATTGAAAACAGAATCAGTAAGATATGGTTTGATGAGAGGACTTGTTTTAGAAACATAGCTGTATTAAATGTTGGCTTCATAatcttaagtaaaatatatacattcttagaggccttagtttcctcaagtaaataatagctactatttattgCTCTTGCAAAAACTAAGTAAGATTGTAAACGTTATAGAATATTGGGATAGGAATCAGAAAACCTGAATTCCCTCCTATTACTATAGAGTAGGGATTGGCAAAACTAAAGCCCCCAGGCCAAATATGGCCCGCTGCCTATTTCTCTTTTAAgtaaagctttattggaacagAGCCATGctcattttttacaatttttttttttttttttttttttttgagatggagtctcactctctcgcccaggctggagtggtgcagtggcatgatctcggctcactccaatttctgcctcccagattcaaccagttctcctgtctcagcctcccaagtagctgggactatagtcacacgccaccacgcctgcctaatttttgtatttttagtagagacagggtttcaccatattggataggctggtctcgaactcctgatctcaggtgatccacctgcctcggcctcccaaattgctgggattacaggcgtgagccattgtgcccagccataGTTGAGTACTTTCAACAGAGTTCATATGGCCTGGCCTGTATAGCCTAACAGTTTACTGTTTGGCACTTTCTAGAAAAAGTTTGGTAACCCTTGCTATAGAGGAATAATTGTGCTCCTCCGACCAGTCCCACCAAACGTATACTAGATCCCATTGCCTCTTCCCTACTTAAAGATATGGCTTCAGTAAGCCTTCTTTCTTGTTCTCTTACATCTGCAATTTTTCCCTCTATATTGGATCGTTCCCTTCAGCATACAAACATGCTGTGATTTCTCTCATCTTAAAACTCACttgattccatttcttcctttgaCTACTATGTTGTTTCTCTGCTTCCATTTACAACAGAACATCTCAAAATTGGGCATTTGCTGTCTTTGATTTCTCTACTTCTCTCCTCTCCAAGCTGCTCTCATCTGGCTTTTATCTCTATTGCTCTTCTAGCATTGTGCTATCAAAGCCACCAGCAATATCCACACTATGAAAGTTGTCAGTTAAGTTTGTCCTCATCTGATTTGACCTAGGTGTAGCATTAGACAGGGTTGATAGCTTTCTCCTCTTCCATACTCTTTCTTTGCTTGGTTTCCACCATACTGCATTTCTTGGTTTTCTTGGCTTTCCATTACGTCACGTCTTTTCAGTCTCTCtttgtttatcttattttttccacaatttcattATTGCAGTGCCCAAGTTTTCAGCccttaaattccttttcttttctatacaCACTCATTCTCTTGGTAAACTCCTCCAGCATCATTATATCTCCAGCCTGGATGTTTTGCATGAATTTTAAACTTCTATGACTAACCACCTATTTAACATATTCTACTTCACTGCTGATTTTATTACCAAACCTTCTACTTTGACATTTCTCCTGTCCCAGTGAAAGACAACTCCATCCTTCTAGGTGGTTAAGCCAACAACAAAGTTATTGTTGATTACTCTTTCTCTGACACTACACATTGAGTACCTCAAGAGATTCTGTCaccattatttgaaaaatatacatgTGGCCAATTCTTACCACCTCTAACATAGCCACTCTGGTATGTCACATTATCTTATATTATATGAAGAGCTTTCAAGTTAATCTTTCTGCCTCTATCTTTCCCCTACCCCCCTCTGTTTATGCCCAACACAGCAGCTAGagtgttcttttaaaatacatgtttggTAATATGACTCCTCTCCTCAAAGACCTCCATTGTCCCTTCATTTTATTCAGAGTAGTGATCAAAACACCTCACAATCTAGCCCTCTGAGTTCATCTCCTACTACCTTCCCCTTCATTTATGCCACTCCAGTGACAACAGCCTTCTTCCTAGTCCTCCAGTGTATCAGGCACATTCCTGCCTACAACACTCCTTTCCCACACATTTGCATGGCTGCAGTCCCTGCCTTCTTCCAGTCATTGCTCCATTGTTGCATTCTCAGTGATTATGCCGGTTAAACTTGAACCCACATCTCCCAACACTTCACACACTTCACATCCTTCTAACCTTTTACCCAAGCATATAGTATCATCTAACATGATGTATAATTTATTATGCTTGTTGTTATATTGTCAGTCCCTGCCACCTAGAATTTAAGCTTTACAAAAGCAAAGATTTTAATCTGTGGTATTCACTGATGCATTTCAGTGCTTAGAGCAATATCtggccacccaggctggagtgcagtggtgctatctcagctcactgcagcctcctcctcccaggttcaagcaattctcctgcctcagcctcccaagtagctgggattttacaggcgtgcaccaccacacctggctcatttttgtattttttttttttttttttttttttgagacggagtctcgctctgtggcccaggctggagtgcagtggccggatctcagctcactgcaagctccgcctcccgggtttacgccattctcctgcctcagcctcccgagtagctgggactacaggcgcccgccacctcgcccggctagttttttgtattttttttagtagagacggggtttcaccgggttagccaggatggtctcgatctcctgacctcgtgatccgcccgtctcggcctcccaaagtgctgggattacaggtttgagccaccgcgcccggcccatttttgtatttttaatagagatggggtttcaccattttggccaggctggtctcaaactcctgacctcaagtgatctgccctccttggcttcccaaagtgctgggattacagtcatgagccaccacgcccagcccaaataAATGATTTCTGGCTTTAGATTTGACACTAATTCCCTGGGTCACTTTAGGCAAATATAATCATCCTGGGTCTCTGTTTCATCATCTGGAAATTAGTAGATTGAAACAGATTATCTTTAAATCTTACTCTTTTGCTAAAACTGTGATACTATTTCCagaagcaaatattttctaattatttggaGAACtgctatttataatataattttggaATATAGGTTAAAGATGGTTTTGAAAATGTTGCGACTGAGTTAGCAAAGAGCAAACATGCTCTTATTTGGGCTCAACGAAAAGAAAATGAGTCTTCCTCTTTAATTAAAGATCTGACCTGTATGGTaaaggaacaaaaaacaaaactggcagAAGTTTCTAAATTGAAACAAGAAACAGCAGCAAATTTACAGGTAAGACTTTGCAacattatatgtttttaaaatttttatattattttctcaagTAGGTTGTGATAATTTTAGGAAGTACACAAAAGGAACTTTTAAATGATACTaattatatattgcatataaGAAAAATAGTACAACTAAAGAAATTAAACTCATGATTTCACAAATTGTATAGCTCATGAGATAGCATTTaggtaaaataagtaaattagttTTAAGAAACATGTTCAGTTAAATAGGTGCGAGCAGTACAATGATACAGCAAAAATTGTGAAAGTGATACTCAAATGGTTAAAGTTTGGGAAGCACCACTTGGATTGCTGATATTAATTTTGTGGCGGTGATGCTGGTGGTTTTAGATATACTTAGATGTAATAATCATTAAATTAATGTCTTTATTGCTGTTGTCtcaattttaaacattaatgCTATTTTACCCAAAATTTATTTCTGGAAAGTGACTTTTAACACTATTGATATAAATGCGTGGTGAAAATTTTGAGTATTACAGGTATAGTTTCTTTTTAACAATTTTAGAGTAAAATTCAGATTGTTTAAAGGAGTGGTCTCTTAAATTCGGCTGTTTATTTCATGATCTACATTGGTCTTTAGTTAGTAAAACTAAAACTTCTAATGTAAAATTTGGTAATGTTTACTTGTATTtgcttaaataacattttttctcattgtaagatggaaaaaatagaaaataaagcacttataataattcttatttatcttttcggGGAATATACAGAATCAAATCAACACCCTTGAAATTTTAATTGAAGATGACAAGCAGAAGAGTATTCAAATAGAACTTCTCAAGCACGAAAAAGTCCAGCTTATTTCTGAGCTAGCAGCCAAGGAATCACTAATATTTGGTTtaaggacagaaagaaaagtatGGGGACATGAGCTGGCACAACAGGGTAAAATTCTCagattttcaaagggaaaataGCTTATTCTTATAAGTGAGCAAATCTGGGTATGGGAGACAGAAAGACTCAACCCTGCCTAAAGATGCCAAGAAAAAAGGCGACCCTTTATCTGGAAGAATAAGTAGGCATTTGCCAGCCGCAGGGGAATGAAGACCTCTTAGGAAATGAGAAATAGTTTATTACACCAATGAAGAAGTTAtggctctgattttttaaattttttttcccatggtaATTTGACAACTTTTCTGAACCATGTGTACTTTTACAAAGTAACAtctaaatatattgttaaaaataattttttttttttttttttttttttttttttttttttttgagacagagttttgctcttgttgcccaggctggagtgtgattgagctcagtctcggctcactgcaacctctgccttctgggttcaagcgcttctcctgcctcagcctcctgagtagctgggattacagccatatgccaccacgcctgactaatttttgtatttttagtagagacggagtttaaccatgttggccaggctggtctgaaactcctgacctcaggtgatccacccacctcagcctcccaaagttctgggattacaggcatgagccaccgcacctggcgaaAAGTAATTCTTATACTTATAAGAATTATAAGTATAAGTATACAGTGATTTCAAGTTATTTGTACAGTAtacacatttaattttcttttctgatatatGCAACATTTATTGTGCATgcacaaattaaaatattatatgaatgAAAACTATTTTTCAGTAAATCCTCAGTCTCATTCCCTTTCCAATCTCTGTAAAGCAAGAGATATAtagtgggttgtttttttttttggtttttgtttttgtttttttacattcACAGATACCTTTAAAATTATGAATagctaaatatttgttttttgttttttgtttttttttttgagatgagtctcactctgttgcccaggctgaagtgcagttgtgtgatctcagctcgctgcaaccctacctcccaggttcaagcaattctcctgcctcatcctccccagtagctgggattacaggcatgtgccaccacacccagctaatttttttgtatttttactagaaacagggtttcaccatgttggccagcctggtttcaaactcctgacctcaagtggtccgcccacctcagcctgctaaagtgctaggattacaggagtgagcagctgcgcccagccaagatatTCAGTTGTAATGGAGCATTGCTTATTCGTTCATTCTCTGTAGGAATTTTTAATATGCTCTTGTTTGTTTGAATGTCATAGCATGAATTAATATTACATATCTGAGTTACTTATTCTCAACTTTATTTGTGGTTTCAGGTTTTAAAATACCCACAAGTGTATAAGAGGCCTTTTTGTTtgcttcccttttcctcttcGTATTGTACTATTATAAGCTATGattctttatttagttttttttattattatattacagtTCGTTAGAGTTTAATAAGATACAAACCCCCAAGGTGTTTCAAAGGTTGTAATTGatgatttttgtttcttaggATCTTCTCTAGCCCAAAATCGTGGCAAATTGGAGGCTCAAATTGAAAGTTTATCTAGAGAGAATGAATGTCTGCGAAAGACAAATGAAAGTGATAgtgatacattaaaaataaagtgcaaAATCATAGACGACCAAACTGAAactattagaaaattaaaagatgtaagtttgacattttattttggtTAAAGAGCAGATGGCAGGTTTGAAAATCTTTGGATCAAAGTATCCAAAAgttgtttttcagtgtttttcaacTGTTGTAAAATTTAGGGTAGACTatcatgcatttctttttatagtaTTTGCCCTTTTGCTCTTAAAAAGTTCTACATGATATTTATTAATTTGGAATGAACTTTATTTCAGAATTTAATGGAGAATCTTATTATAGCCTTTGGAATAACTGGAAATACCCAGTGTCAATTAAGGGTTAGGAGTCACAAGACAATGaacattttatgtgttttttttggttttttgtttttgttttttgttcttgttccttttcttttttcttttttttttttttttttattatactttaagttctagggtacatgtgcacaacgtgcaggtttgttacatatgtacacatgtgccatgttggtgtgctgcacccattaactcgtcatttacagtaggtatatctcctaatgctatccctcccccaccccctccccacaataggacccggtgtgtgatgctccctttcctgtgtccaagtgatctcattgttcagttcccacctatgagtgagaacatgcggtatttggttttctgttcttgcaatagtttgctgagaatgatggtttccagctgcatccatgtccctacaaaggacacaaactcatccttttttatggctgcatagtaatccatggtgtatatgtgccacattttcttaatccagtctgtcactgatggacatttgggttgattccaagtcattgctattgtgaatagtgctgcagtaaacatacgtgcgcatgtgtctttatagcagcatgatttataatcctttgggtatatatccagtaatgggatggctgggtcaaatggtatttctagttctagatccttgaggaatcgccacactgttttccacaatggttgaactagtttacagtcccaccaacagtgtaaaa of Macaca fascicularis isolate 582-1 chromosome 8, T2T-MFA8v1.1 contains these proteins:
- the LRRCC1 gene encoding leucine-rich repeat and coiled-coil domain-containing protein 1 isoform X6; the protein is MKPPYLKELYVSSSLANCPMLQESEKPKTEIIKVDKSHSEDNTYQSLVEQLDQEREKRWRAEQAENKLMDYIDELHKHANEKDDIHSLALLTTDRLKEIIFRERNSKGQLEVMVHKLQNEIKKLTVELMKAKDQQEDHLKHLRTLEKSLEKMERQKRQQQAAQIRLIQEVELKASAADREIYLLRTSLHREREQVQQLHELLALKEQEHRKELETREFFTDTEFQDALAKEIAKEEKKHEQVIKEYQEKIDMLSQQYMDLENEFRIALTVEARRFQDVKDGFENVATELAKSKHALIWAQRKENESSSLIKDLTCMVKEQKTKLAEVSKLKQETAANLQNQINTLEILIEDDKQKSIQIELLKHEKVQLISELAAKESLIFGLRTERKVWGHELAQQGSSLAQNRGKLEAQIESLSRENECLRKTNESDSDTLKIKCKIIDDQTETIRKLKDCLQEKDEHIKRLQEKITEIEKCTQEQLDEKSSQLDEILEKLERHNERKEKLKQQLKGKEVELEEIRKAYSTLNRKWHDKGELLCHLETQVKEVKEKFENKEKKLKAERDKSIELQKNAMEKLHSMDDAFKKQVDAIVEAHQAEIAQLANEKQKCIDSANLKVHQIEKEMRELLEETCKNKRTMEAKIKQLAFALSEIQQDM
- the LRRCC1 gene encoding leucine-rich repeat and coiled-coil domain-containing protein 1 isoform X8, producing MDYIDELHKHANEKDDIHSLALLTTDRLKEIIFRERNSKGQLEVMVHKLQNEIKKLTVELMKAKDQQEDHLKHLRTLEKSLEKMERQKRQQQAAQIRLIQEVELKASAADREIYLLRTSLHREREQVQQLHELLALKEQEHRKELETREFFTDTEFQDALAKEIAKEEKKHEQVIKEYQEKIDMLSQQYMDLENEFRIALTVEARRFQDVKDGFENVATELAKSKHALIWAQRKENESSSLIKDLTCMVKEQKTKLAEVSKLKQETAANLQNQINTLEILIEDDKQKSIQIELLKHEKVQLISELAAKESLIFGLRTERKVWGHELAQQGSSLAQNRGKLEAQIESLSRENECLRKTNESDSDTLKIKCKIIDDQTETIRKLKDCLQEKDEHIKRLQEKITEIEKCTQEQLDEKSSQLDEILEKLERHNERKEKLKQQLKGKEVELEEIRKAYSTLNRKWHDKGELLCHLETQVKEVKEKFENKEKKLKAERDKSIELQKNAMEKLHSMDDAFKKQVDAIVEAHQAEIAQLANEKQKCIDSANLKVHQIEKEMRELLEETCKNKRTMEAKIKQLAFALSEIQQDM
- the LRRCC1 gene encoding leucine-rich repeat and coiled-coil domain-containing protein 1 isoform X7, with product MNCNRKMKPPYLKELYVSSSLANCPMLQESEKPKTEIIKVDKSHSEDNTYQSLVEQLDQEREKRWRAEQAENKLMDYIDELHKHANEKDDIHSLALLTTDRLKEIIFRERNSKGQLEVMVHKLQNEIKKLTVELMKAKDQQEDHLKHLRTLEKSLEKMERQKRQQQAAQIRLIQEVELKASAADREIYLLRTSLHREREQVQQLHELLALKEQEHRKELETREFFTDTEFQDALAKEIAKEEKKHEQVIKEYQEKIDMLSQQYMDLENEFRIALTVEARRFQDVKDGFENVATELAKSKHALIWAQRKENESSSLIKDLTCMVKEQKTKLAEVSKLKQETAANLQNQINTLEILIEDDKQKSIQIELLKHEKVQLISELAAKESLIFGLRTERKVWGHELAQQGSSLAQNRGKLEAQIESLSRENECLRKTNESDSDTLKIKCKIIDDQTETIRKLKDCLQEKDEHIKRLQEKITEIEKCTQEQLDEKSSQLDEILEKLERHNERKEKLKQQLKGKEVELEEIRKAYSTLNRKWHDKGELLCHLETQVKEVKEKFENKEKKLKAERDKSIELQKSIKLKKKCVNFWKKRARTKEQWKQKLSNLLLL
- the LRRCC1 gene encoding leucine-rich repeat and coiled-coil domain-containing protein 1 isoform X5; amino-acid sequence: MNCNRKMKPPYLKELYVSSSLANCPMLQESEKPKTEIIKVDKSHSEDNTYQSLVEQLDQEREKRWRAEQAENKLMDYIDELHKHANEKDDIHSLALLTTDRLKEIIFRERNSKGQLEVMVHKLQNEIKKLTVELMKAKDQQEDHLKHLRTLEKSLEKMERQKRQQQAAQIRLIQEVELKASAADREIYLLRTSLHREREQVQQLHELLALKEQEHRKELETREFFTDTEFQDALAKEIAKEEKKHEQVIKEYQEKIDMLSQQYMDLENEFRIALTVEARRFQDVKDGFENVATELAKSKHALIWAQRKENESSSLIKDLTCMVKEQKTKLAEVSKLKQETAANLQNQINTLEILIEDDKQKSIQIELLKHEKVQLISELAAKESLIFGLRTERKVWGHELAQQGSSLAQNRGKLEAQIESLSRENECLRKTNESDSDTLKIKCKIIDDQTETIRKLKDCLQEKDEHIKRLQEKITEIEKCTQEQLDEKSSQLDEILEKLERHNERKEKLKQQLKGKEVELEEIRKAYSTLNRKWHDKGELLCHLETQVKEVKEKFENKEKKLKAERDKSIELQKNAMEKLHSMDDAFKKQVDAIVEAHQAEIAQLANEKQKCIDSANLKVHQIEKEMRELLEETCKNKRTMEAKIKQLAFALSEIQQDM